The Vicinamibacterales bacterium DNA window AGTCGGCGCACGCGGCACGCGACCGGCAGCTGAAAGTGCTGATCCACGCGTCGTTCGACGCGCACAAGGCGCGCTACGGCAGCCCGCGGATCTACGGCGACCTGCAGGACGCCCGGGAGCCCGTGAGCAAGAAGCGGGTGGCCCGCCTGATGCAGGAAGAGGGCCTGAAGGCCCGCCCGCGCAAACGGTTCAAAGGGACCACGATGAGCGACCATGACCAGCCGGTCGCCGATAATCTGCTCGACCGGCAGTTCACGGCCGACGCGCCGAATCAGCGGTGGGCCGGCGACACCACGGAGTTCGTGATCGGCGAGAGCGCCAAGCTGTATCTCGCCGTGATCCTCGACCTCTTCTCACGCTTTGTCGTTGGGTGGGCACTCAGTGCCGTCAACGATCGCCACCTGACGCTTCGGGCGCTGGAGATGGCCGTGAAGCGACGCTGCCCCAGCGCAGGGCTGCTCTTTCACTCCGACCAGGGTTGCACGTATGCCAGTGAGGACTACCAACTGGCCTTGGGCGCGCGCGGCATCATCTGCAGTATGAGCCGCCGCGGCAACTGCCACGACAACGCCGTCCTGGAGAGCTTCTTCTCGACGGTCAAGAGCGAGCTCGCCGATCGGTTCGGCAGCTACGCCGAAGCGAAGATGGAGGTTTTCGACTACCTGGAGGTGTACTACAACCAACGGCGGCGTCATTCGACGCTCGGTCAGATCAGTCCGGCCGAGTTCGAACGTCGTGCAGCCGCGTAAGCGCTCGAGGGGGCGCTCGGCGGCATCCCGTTCCAGCCACCCGACTTGACCCGACCGCCGCCAAGCGCCTGTAGACTTGCTACGACCGTTGACGAACGACGACTGATCCGACTGACTCAACCCGTCCACGGGATCGGATCAGGCCCAGTCGAGTGCCGCCTGGGCGAAAAACGCCGACGCCGTCTTGAGGATCTCGTTCGTCCGCTTCAGCTCGCGGACCTCGCGCTCCAACTCCTTCAGGCGCTCGCGCTCGCCCGTCGTTAACCCCGCCCGCTGGCCGGTGTCACGCTCGGCCTGGCGGACCCACTTCCGCAGCGTCTCGGCCGTCGTGCCCAGCTTCGTCGCCACCGCTTGCAGCGCCGCCCACTCGGACGGGTGCGCCGGCCGCTGTTCCTGCACTAACCGGACCGCGCGCTCACGCACCTCCGGAGAAAACCGACTCGGACGTCCCATAGACCCCATCCTCCCAAGAAATGAGGTCTCGCGGAATCCCGGTACGCTTCACTGGTGTTTATTGACGACAGCTTGGGCGATCTCGGGTCGTTCACGCGCAAGGTCAAGACCGAAGCTCGTTGGGAGGGCGCGCGGCTGATCCTTCTCTGCGAACCGTTCGGCGAGACGCTGAACAATGGAGTGCCCGGCCGGGTCGCTGGAAGCATCACAAGGGTCTGGACGTTGTCGCTCAGCGGCGAGGAACTCCGCCTCGAACGGACCGGGTACCGAGTCGAACCGCCCCGTCTGCTACATGGCCGCCCGTACTCCCGCGCCGATGACCTCGTCTACAACCGAGACGTCACGATCTACGGTCGGTCCCAGTAGTGTCAGTTCGCCACATCGCGACGACTCATTATTTGAGGCAACTCCGCGCGAGGTGGTATAACCTCGGCGCTGGTGGTGATCGTGGGGCGAGTACTGACACTCGCGTCGGCGCTGTGCGCGGCCATCGTGACCTCCGGTGCGGGTGCCCAGGACCGGCCCGACTTCTCCGGCGAATGGCACCTTCGCGTGGAACGCAGCGTGCCCCAGACGGATGTGTGGGGTCAGACGCGGCCGCGGCTACTTCGGATCAACCAGTCTGCGTCTGAGCTTGCTCTCGATCCTGACGGTGGCGGCATGAGCGTGCCCACCGCCCTCCAACGGTTCCGGCTCGACGGGACGGCCCAGGTGTTTATTGACGACAGCTTGGGCGATCTCGGGTCGTTCACGCGCAAGGTCAAGACCGAAGCTCGTTGGGAGGGCGCGCGGCTGATCCTTCTCTGCGAACCGTTCGGCGAGACGCTGAACAATGGAGTGCCCGGCCGGGTCGCCGGAAGCATCACAAGGGTCTGGACGTTGTCGCTCAGCGGCGAGGAACTCCACCTCGAACGGACCGGGTTCCGAGTCGAACCGCCCCGTCTGCTACATGGCCGCCCGTACTCCCGCGCCGATGACCTCGTCTACAACCGAGACGTCACGATCTACGGTCGGTCCCAGTAGTGTCAGTTCGCCACATCGCGACTACTCAGGAGTTGCGTAGGCCATCCGTCACGGCCAGCGGCGTGCAATCGCAGGTCGTCCGCCGTTGTAGAGCGCTGAGCGGGTGTCGACGGGAGCAAAGATCGGACGACCTCCCGACGAGCAGCCGGCGCCGCACGCGACGACGAGTGGCGCAGCTGGTCGAGGTCAGTCGGCGCGGAGGGCCACGACCGGGCTCACTCTCGTAGCGCGAATCGCCGGCAGGAGACAAGCGAGCGCAGCGACCGCGCCGAGCGCGCCGCACACCGCCGCGAGCGTCACGAGATCGTTCGGCCCGATGCCAAACAGGAACCGACGGAGCACCTGGCCGACCGCCAACGCGCCGGCCAGACCGACGGCCATGCCGATCGCCGTCAGGACGGCGCCCTGCCGCATCACCATTCGGAGAATCTGGCCACGCGCGGCACCGAGCGCGAGGCGGAGCCCGAATTCTCTAGTGCGCTGCGCGGACACCAGGCTCATGACGCCGTACACACCAGTGGCCGCGAGCCCGACAGCGAGAATCGCGAATGCGAGCACGAGCGTCAACATGAACCGGCGTGCGCTGAGTGAGCTCGACACGAGATCCTGCATCACCGCCGTGCGGTAGACGGGCTGATTCGGCGCCACCGCGTAGATGCGGGCGCGCAGTGCGGCCAACGTCGCCTCGGCATCGCCAGCCGTCCGCACGACGAACGTCAGCCCAGTGAACGCGGCCTGTGCCTGTGGCAGAAACACTTCCATCGCGGCAGGACCGTCCAGCGCATCGTGACGCACGTCGCCCACCACCCCGATGATCTCTGCCGTCGCCAGCTCGCCCCGCACCTGTAGGCGAACGCGTTGGCCGACCGGTGACTCGTTGGGCCAGTGCCGCGTCGCAAACGCGTGCGAGATCAACACGACCGGTGGCCGGGAACCGTCGTCATAGCCCTCGAATCGCCGTCCCTCGAGCAGCGGAATACGCATGGCAGAAAAGTACTCGGGTGTGGCTGCGGTCACGAACGCCGCCGGCTCGCTCCCCGGCGGCGGTATCGGACGGTCCTCGAGGACGATCGGCGCCACACTTCCTCCGGTGGTGTCGAGAAACGGAAGGGCCGACACGGCGCCGACCTCGCGGACCTGCGGCACCGTCCTCATCGAATCGATGATCTGTTGAAAGAACGCCGCCGTCTGCTCCGGTGTACGGCCGGGCACTCGGTAAAAGATCTGCAGCGCCGCGACACTCTCGGCCGCGAAGCCCGGGCTCGTCGATATCAGCGCACCGAAGCTTCGCAGCAGCAGGCCGCCGCCTGCGAGCAGGACCATCGCCAGCGCCAGCTGGGCGATGACGAAGCGAGATCGGCCTGTTCGGCTTGGCAGCGCGCCACCATGACCGGTCGCGGCATTAGCGAGGGCATCGACGGCACGAACGCGCGCGACGCGCCAGGCCGGCGTGATACCGGCGAGGACCGCGACGACGACAGTCACGGCCGTGGAGAAGAGCAGCACGCGGCTATTCACGCCGATCGCACTCAGCGCCGGAACGTCCCCGGGCGCGAGCCACACGATCAGGCGTGCGGTGCCCTCTGCGAGCAACAGACCAGCCGCCGAGCTGACACTCGCCAACAGCAACGTTTCCGCCAGCAGCTGCCGCACCAACCGTCCGCGATCAGCGCCGAGCGCGCCGCGGACGCCGATCTCCTTCGTGCGCGCCGTCGAACGCGTCAACAGCAGGTTTGCGGCGTTGGCAATCGCAATCACCAACAACAACGCCACTGACGCCGACAGCACACCGAGCGACTGACGCAGGTCTCCGGCCAGGTGATCGCGTAGCGGCACGACGTCAACGGTCCTGCCGCCGTTCGTGTTCGGGTACTGTTGCGCCAGCCGCTCGGCGACCGCGCCCAGCTCTGCCTGCGCCCGCGCGATCGAGACGCCCGGCTTGAGCTTGCCCAGCACGCTGTAGGACCGCGTGCCCCGCGTTTGCAGTTCGGCCTCCGAGAATACTTTGGGCGCGTACACGCCGCGCTCACTGAAGGTCACCAGCAGCCGTGGTGCGAACGACGGCGGCATGATGCCGACGACGGTCATCGGCTGCCCATTGAGCCGAACGGCGCGGCCGACGATCGCCGGATCCGATCCGAA harbors:
- a CDS encoding IS3 family transposase (programmed frameshift), which translates into the protein MSEPKPGRRLRRQFTEEFKAGAVRLVLDEGKTVGAVARDLDLTPSALADWVRKAAADRTKGRTGLIGVEREELARLRREVRELRAERDGLKKSRGLLRERPPVKFAWIHAEKAHHPVRKLCRWLGVTPSGYYAWRGRPESAHAARDRQLKVLIHASFDAHKARYGSPRIYGDLQDAREPVSKKRVARLMQEEGLKARPRKRFKGTTMSDHDQPVADNLLDRQFTADAPNQRWAGDTTEFVIGESAKLYLAVILDLFSRFVVGWALSAVNDRHLTLRALEMAVKRRCPSAGLLFHSDQGCTYASEDYQLALGARGIICSMSRRGNCHDNAVLESFFSTVKSELADRFGSYAEAKMEVFDYLEVYYNQRRRHSTLGQISPAEFERRAAA
- a CDS encoding ABC transporter permease, giving the protein MFRLSLAVLRLCARLVPRRDRDEWLAEWESELGARRARLLGRQQLTPRQEVDMFRRVLGSFRDAAWLRRQFTFDADIVHDLRHGARLLLRSPAFTLLTTAVLAVGIGATTGIYSVVDALLVRQLPYREPERIVLVFETDSANPAAIEDVSPGNFVEWRQQAQSFEVMSAAEPFGFTLTEVAEPHTIPALRVSEGFFDAFGVEALHGRTFAPDEYTRGRNNVVVLSYGTWAQQFGSDPAIVGRAVRLNGQPMTVVGIMPPSFAPRLLVTFSERGVYAPKVFSEAELQTRGTRSYSVLGKLKPGVSIARAQAELGAVAERLAQQYPNTNGGRTVDVVPLRDHLAGDLRQSLGVLSASVALLLVIAIANAANLLLTRSTARTKEIGVRGALGADRGRLVRQLLAETLLLASVSSAAGLLLAEGTARLIVWLAPGDVPALSAIGVNSRVLLFSTAVTVVVAVLAGITPAWRVARVRAVDALANAATGHGGALPSRTGRSRFVIAQLALAMVLLAGGGLLLRSFGALISTSPGFAAESVAALQIFYRVPGRTPEQTAAFFQQIIDSMRTVPQVREVGAVSALPFLDTTGGSVAPIVLEDRPIPPPGSEPAAFVTAATPEYFSAMRIPLLEGRRFEGYDDGSRPPVVLISHAFATRHWPNESPVGQRVRLQVRGELATAEIIGVVGDVRHDALDGPAAMEVFLPQAQAAFTGLTFVVRTAGDAEATLAALRARIYAVAPNQPVYRTAVMQDLVSSSLSARRFMLTLVLAFAILAVGLAATGVYGVMSLVSAQRTREFGLRLALGAARGQILRMVMRQGAVLTAIGMAVGLAGALAVGQVLRRFLFGIGPNDLVTLAAVCGALGAVAALACLLPAIRATRVSPVVALRAD